A segment of the Streptomyces sp. P9-A2 genome:
TCCGCGCGGTCGGCGCGAAACCCTTGATGAGGAAACGGTACGACAGGGAAGTTCAAAGTTCAACAAAAAGTGGAGTACGGTGATCTGCTTCACAAGCAAACCGTGCCGTGGTGACGCACGCCACATCAATCCGGCGATCACTTCCTCGGCCACCCGCCGTCTTCAACGGCAGTACGCCGTCACCCACCCGGGAGAGGACCCATCTGACATGACCGACACCGTCAAAGGACCCGCCAGTTACTTTCCGTCGATCGAGAAGAAGTACGGCCGTCCGATCGCGGAGTGGAAGGAACTGATCCGCTCCTCACCGCTCGTCAAGCACATGGAGCTGGTCGCCTGGCTCAAGGCCGAGCACGGCCTGGGGCACGGTCATGCGAACGCCCTCGTCGCCCACACGCTGGCCGAGGGCAACGCCCGGTAGCACCGTGGCCGCCGGGACGGGCCACCCCGGCGGGACGGCCCGTCCCGTCGGTGCGGGCCGGGCGCGGACTACCGCCCCCCGTCCCCGTCCTCCGCCCGTCCAGCGCCGGCGGTCTCCTCCGCGAGTGCCGCGTCCAGCCGGGCCCGTGCCCCGTCCAGCCGGCTCCGGCACACCTTGGCGAGCTCCTCGCCCCGCTCCCACAGCGCGAGCGACTCCTCCAGCGTCGTACCGCCCGTCTCCAGACGGCGTACGACCTCGATCAGCTCGTCCCGCGCCTGCTCGTACCCGAGAGCCTCGGCCGCGGCCTCCGCCTGCCCCGTCCGGTCCGCCTGCCCCGCCTGCTCCGTCTTGCTGGTCATCCGCCCACCCTACGCATCGACTCGGACACTGAACTCGCCCTCGGACACCCGTGCCCGCAACACCTCACCGGCCTCCACCTCGCCCGGATCACGCACGGCGTTCCCGTCGGCCCGCTGCAGCACGGCGTACCCGCGTTTGAGCGTCGCGGCGGGGGAGAGGGCCACCACGCGCGCGTGCGTGTGCGTCAGCTCGGAGTCGGTTCGGTCCAGCTGGTGCCGCAGGGAGCGCCGGGCCCGGTCGAGCAGCGCGGTGACCTCCTCGGTCCGCCCGTCGATCATCCGGTGCGGTGCCTCCATCGAGGGCCGGGCCAGCGCCTGCGCCAGCCCCCGCTCCTCCCGGTCGACGAACGCCTGGACGCAGCGCCGCGCACGGTCGCGCAGCAGCCGCACCCGCTCGTACTCCTCGCCCACGTCCGGGACGACCCTCTTGGCCGCGTCCGTCGGAGTGGAGGCCCGTACGTCGGCGACGTGGTCCAGGAGCGGGTTGTCCGGCTCGTGCCCGATCGCGGAGACGACCGGCGTACGGCAGTCCGCCACCGTCCGCACCAGTTGCTCGTCGGAGAACGGCAGCAGGTCCTCCACGCTGCCCCCGCCCCGTGCCACGACGATCACGTCCACCTCGTCGACCGCGTCCAGCTCCTTCACGGCCTGGACGACCTGCGGCACCGCGTGCACACCCTGCACGGCGACATTGCGCACCTCGAAGCGGACGGCGGGCCAGCGGCGGCGGGCGTTCTCCAGTACATCCCGCTCGGCGGCCGAGGCGCGTCCGCAGACCAGCCCGATCAGCCGCGGCAAAAACGGCAGTGGTTTCTTCCGCTCGGGGGCGAAAAGGCCCTCCCGCGCGAGGGACTTCTTCAGCTGCTCGAGGCGCGCGAGCAGCTCCCCGACCCCGACCGGCCTGATCTCGGCGGCTCGCAGCGACAGCTGCCCGCGCGGGGCGTACCACTCGGGCTTGCAGTGCACCACGACCCGCGCGCCCTCGCCGACGACATCGGAGACGGCGTCGAACACCTGCCGGTAGCAGGTCACGCCGACGGAGATGTCGTGCGAGGCGTCCCGCAGCGTCATGAACACCACCCCGGCGCCCGGTCGCCGCGACAGCTGGGTGATCTGCCCCTCGACCCACACCGCGCCGAGCCGGTCGATCCATCCCCCGATGAGCCGGGACACCTCACCGACCGGGATGGGCGCTTCCGCAGACGTGTTGACAGCCATGTCGCGAGACTAGTCCGAGCCACCGACACAGCCGGCCACCATCGGGCGGCCCTGTGCCCTGTGCCCTGTGTCCCGTGCCCCGCGCCCTGTGTCCCGTGGCCCGTGGCCCCGTGCCCGGTGCCTGTGCCCCTGTACCGCTCGTCCATGCGTCCGGTGCGCCCGTACGCCCTGCTCGCCGCCCTCGTGCACCCGGAACCCGGAGCGGCCCGGAGCCTCCCCCGGACGCGATCACCGGGCTGCCGGACGTGGCCCTTACGATGGGACGCATGACCGCTTCGCCTGGCCGCCGTGTCCTGCTCGCCGCCCCCCGGGGCTACTGCGCGGGCGTGGACCGCGCCGTGATCGCCGTCGAGAAGGCCCTGGAGCAGTACGGGGCCCCCGTCTACGTCCGGCACGAGATCGTGCATAACAAGTACGTGGTGCAGACCCTGGAGAAGAAGGGCGCCGTCTTCGTCGAACGGACGGAGGAGGTGCCGCCGGGCAGCATCGTCATGTTCTCCGCGCACGGCGTGGCCCCCGTCGTCCACGAGGAGGCCGCGCGCGGCCTCCTCGCCACCATCGACGCGACCTGCCCGCTGGTCACCAAGGTGCACAAGGAAGCGGTCCGGTTCGCGGACGAGGACTACGACATCCTCCTGATCGGGCACGAGGGCCACGAAGAGGTCATCGGCACCTCCGGTGAGGCCCCCGACCACATCCAGCTCGTCGACGGCCCCGAGGACGTCGCCAAGGTCGAGGTCCGTGACCCGTCGAAGGTCGTCTGGCTCTCCCAGACCACCCTCTCGGTGGACGAGACCATGGAGACCGTCGACGCCCTCAAGGACAAGTTCCCCCAGCTCATCTCCCCGCCCAGCGACGACATCTGCTACGCCACGCAGAACCGTCAGCTCGCGGTCAAGCAGATGGGCGCCGAGGCGGACCTGGTCATCGTGGTCGGCTCCCGGAACTCCTCCAACTCCGTGCGGCTCGTCGAGGTCGCCAAGCTCGCGGGTGCCCGCGACGCCCACCTGGTGGACTTCGCCGACGAGATCGACGAGTCCTGGCTGGAGGGCGTCTCCACGGTCGGCCTCACCTCGGGCGCCTCGGTGCCGGAGATCCTGGTCGAGCAGGTCCTGGAATGGCTCGCGCAGCGCGGCTTCGAGGACGTCGAGATCGTCAAGGCCGCCGAGGAGTCCATCATCTTCTCGCTGCCGAAGGAGCTGCGCCGCGACCTGCGCGAGGAGGCGGCGGCCCTGGTGGCGGAGCGCGGTGGCACCGGGCCGGGAGAGGCCCCGGCGTCGGCGTAGTGCGCCGACGGACGGTGGGGATCCGGGGGATGTGACGGCGTCACGTCCCCAATCCTCACCCCATGTCCGATTGGTGACGGCGTCCGGTTCGGTGACCGTTCACGGCCCGGCTTAACGTGGTTCCATGCAGATCTTCGGTGTGGACATCGGCGGGTCCGGGATCAAGGGTGCCCCGGTCGACCTGGACAAGGGGGACCTGGCGCGGGAACGCTGCAAGGTCCTCACCCCTCAACCGTCCACGCCGGACGCGGTGGCCGACGGGGTCAAGGAGGTCGTGGACCACTTCGGCTGGACCGGCCCGGTCGGGGTCACTTTCCCGGGCGTGGTCACCGACGGCACCACGATCCGTTCGGCGGCCAACGTCGACAAGAGCTGGGTCGACACCGACGCGCGGGTCCTGCTCGGCGACCGCCTCGGCGGTCTGCCCGTCACCGTCGTCAACGACGCGGACGCGGCGGGCGTCGCCGAGATGCACTTCGGTGCCGCGAAGGGCCGCCGGGGCACGGTCATCCTGCTGACGTTCGGTACGGGCATCGGCAGCGCCGTGTTCGTGGACGGCGTCCTGGTTCCCAACACGGAACTCGGCCACCTGGAGCTGCACGGCCACGAGGCGGAGAAGCGGGCCTCCAGCAAGGCCCGGGAGGACCACGAGCTGACGTGGGAGCACTGGGCGCACCGGGTGCAGAAGTACCTGGCCCACGTGGAGATGCTGTTCTCGCCGGAGCTGTTCGTGATCGGTGGCGGCGTCAGCCGCAAGTCCGAGAAGTTCCTGCCCCACATCGAGGGCATCAAGGCCGAGATCGTCCCGGCGCAGTTGCAGAACAACGCGGGCATCGTGGGAGCGGCGATGCGGGCGGCCACAGGCGTGTAGGCGCCGGGGCCCCGGCCGCCCGGACGCCGGCCCGGGCCCTGCCGTCAGGCCTGGACCCGGCTCCGGGCGGCAGCGGTCCGCCGGTTGATCGTACGGATCATGCGCATCCGCCGGCCGAGCACGATCGCACAGGCGACCAGGGTCCCCCCGTACAGCCAGCCGGCCTGGGTGGCGAGTCCCGTCACCATGCCCATGAGCCGGCCGCCGATCCCGCCGTCGCCCTCGTCGGCGACCGGGGCCAGGCCCAGGGCGAAGGAGATCGGGACGACCACGGGCGCGGTGAGCAGGTCCCCCTCACGCACCCACAGCGCGGTGAGCACGCACACCGGCAGGAAGAGCACGCCGTACACGGTCTGGGACATTCCGAACAGCAGTGCGACGAGGAACCCGAGCGTCAGCATCACGAGCCCGCAGAAGAGGCCTCCGCCGAGCCCGGTGAGCCGGGGGTTCGGCGGCCGCCGGGCCGCGGGGGAGGGGGTGGGCCGGGGGGTCGGCGCGGGCCCTCGGAGGGCCGGAGCGGGTCTGCGCTGCGCCGGGGGGGCGGGCCGGGCGGCGCGCGCGACACCGCCCCCGGGGGCCCGTCCCGCCTGCGGAGGCAGCGGCGGCCGGGGTGGCTGGGGCGGCCGGGGAGGCCGCTCACGTGGCGGTCCGTGCTGAGCAGGTCGCGTGCTGTGTTGCTCCACTGGACCAACTTAGGTCTGTTTATGTGCCGAATGGGCTGACGGACACGCCGGGGAGCGAAGGCTGTCCACGTGTTCGATTTACCGACGGGGTGCGGAGCGGGCACGCCGTAGACTGGTGGATCGGCCCACGTGCCCAGTCGGCCGGTCCTCGCCCCCCATCCTCACGTACGGGAAGTCGCAACGTGTCGCTCACGATCGGAATCGTCGGTCTGCCGAATGTCGGCAAGTCGACCCTGTTCAACGCCCTGACCAAGAACGACGTGCTGGCGGCCAACTACCCGTTCGCCACCATCGAGCCGAACGTCGGCGTGGTCGGTGTCCCCGACGCCCGGCTGACGAAGCTCGCGGAGATCTTCGGATCCCAGCGGATCCTCCCGGCCACGGTCGACTTCGTCGACATCGCGGGCATCGTCCGCGGCGCCAGTGAGGGCGAGGGCCTCG
Coding sequences within it:
- a CDS encoding 4-hydroxy-3-methylbut-2-enyl diphosphate reductase — its product is MGRMTASPGRRVLLAAPRGYCAGVDRAVIAVEKALEQYGAPVYVRHEIVHNKYVVQTLEKKGAVFVERTEEVPPGSIVMFSAHGVAPVVHEEAARGLLATIDATCPLVTKVHKEAVRFADEDYDILLIGHEGHEEVIGTSGEAPDHIQLVDGPEDVAKVEVRDPSKVVWLSQTTLSVDETMETVDALKDKFPQLISPPSDDICYATQNRQLAVKQMGAEADLVIVVGSRNSSNSVRLVEVAKLAGARDAHLVDFADEIDESWLEGVSTVGLTSGASVPEILVEQVLEWLAQRGFEDVEIVKAAEESIIFSLPKELRRDLREEAAALVAERGGTGPGEAPASA
- the ppgK gene encoding polyphosphate--glucose phosphotransferase, with translation MQIFGVDIGGSGIKGAPVDLDKGDLARERCKVLTPQPSTPDAVADGVKEVVDHFGWTGPVGVTFPGVVTDGTTIRSAANVDKSWVDTDARVLLGDRLGGLPVTVVNDADAAGVAEMHFGAAKGRRGTVILLTFGTGIGSAVFVDGVLVPNTELGHLELHGHEAEKRASSKAREDHELTWEHWAHRVQKYLAHVEMLFSPELFVIGGGVSRKSEKFLPHIEGIKAEIVPAQLQNNAGIVGAAMRAATGV
- a CDS encoding DUF4287 domain-containing protein produces the protein MTDTVKGPASYFPSIEKKYGRPIAEWKELIRSSPLVKHMELVAWLKAEHGLGHGHANALVAHTLAEGNAR
- the xseA gene encoding exodeoxyribonuclease VII large subunit encodes the protein MAVNTSAEAPIPVGEVSRLIGGWIDRLGAVWVEGQITQLSRRPGAGVVFMTLRDASHDISVGVTCYRQVFDAVSDVVGEGARVVVHCKPEWYAPRGQLSLRAAEIRPVGVGELLARLEQLKKSLAREGLFAPERKKPLPFLPRLIGLVCGRASAAERDVLENARRRWPAVRFEVRNVAVQGVHAVPQVVQAVKELDAVDEVDVIVVARGGGSVEDLLPFSDEQLVRTVADCRTPVVSAIGHEPDNPLLDHVADVRASTPTDAAKRVVPDVGEEYERVRLLRDRARRCVQAFVDREERGLAQALARPSMEAPHRMIDGRTEEVTALLDRARRSLRHQLDRTDSELTHTHARVVALSPAATLKRGYAVLQRADGNAVRDPGEVEAGEVLRARVSEGEFSVRVDA
- a CDS encoding exodeoxyribonuclease VII small subunit → MTSKTEQAGQADRTGQAEAAAEALGYEQARDELIEVVRRLETGGTTLEESLALWERGEELAKVCRSRLDGARARLDAALAEETAGAGRAEDGDGGR
- a CDS encoding DUF6542 domain-containing protein, translating into MEQHSTRPAQHGPPRERPPRPPQPPRPPLPPQAGRAPGGGVARAARPAPPAQRRPAPALRGPAPTPRPTPSPAARRPPNPRLTGLGGGLFCGLVMLTLGFLVALLFGMSQTVYGVLFLPVCVLTALWVREGDLLTAPVVVPISFALGLAPVADEGDGGIGGRLMGMVTGLATQAGWLYGGTLVACAIVLGRRMRMIRTINRRTAAARSRVQA